Sequence from the Numida meleagris isolate 19003 breed g44 Domestic line chromosome 2, NumMel1.0, whole genome shotgun sequence genome:
TTTCACAGCTCACATGGTTGTGTTtatgaaaaaggaaggaagggtaGAGCTGCAATCAAACAGAAGCTCTTAGAAAAGTCTCAGTAGAAAATTTCCTActggaattttctttctcaatgtATATCTAACAATAGAAACTCAGCCATATaccagagctgctccaaaagtaatgcctcctgttttattatgttggcctgtgacgtcagaggcagatggtggtatggcagtaggggttgaactttcctgccagtattccacTGCATTTTGTTGCAGTGGGACAGATGGCAAAGAGGGGCAGTCTAAGCAAATgccatctgacatggaagtgcatctgaaacaaaggtgtggaactgaattcttccatgcgggaaaaatggcacccattggcGGCTGGGGctagttcagcctggagaagagaagactctggggagatctgatagcagcctttcaatatctaaaagggggctataagaaagaaggggacagactctttatcagggcCTGTTttgataagacaaggggaaatggtttcaaactaaaagaggggagatttagactggatataaggaagatttttttttacagtaagggtagtgaagtactggaacaggttggccagagaggtggtagatgcaccatctctggaggcattcaagatcaggctggacaggactCTTGAGCAACCTGAgctagctgtaggtgtccctgttcattgcaggggagttggactagttAACCcttaagggttccttccaactcaaacaattctatgattctgtgatactgtcaGCACAGTAAGGCAGTGGATGGTCcatttcaacagtggcaacagtgTCGGATCgcttccactggtgcagattttgttgagcacagcatgcaggctcttgttcttgGCTGGTGAAAATGCGCAGCTcacggtggtgactatgttgaaaaataatgttttgtagctgagaaattgCTCTGTCAAGCAGTGTTATTGCACTCCTCCatggaggcattacttttggagcgacctcTGTAATTTCTCACTGATTGCAGTCTCACTTCTTGTctggaggctttttttcttttcctttactaGAGGCTCTTATCCAAAATCTGAGAAAAGCTGAATTTGATGTGGCAGTGCTCATGGCACTGTTTGGGATTACAGTGTCTTGGAAATGCCTGTGAAAGAAACAGGGAAGATAAATGACAAGAAGAGTAATGATCAGAGATTTAATGAGTGTCTCACAGGATTAAAAACTGGAGGACATTTTAGAAAGACAGAAACCTCAGATGCAGATGtcaaaatctggaaaaatacCCATTAGtttaagaaataacaaaagtaaaataaataagcttaATGCTTAATAAGGCCCAAGTGCTCCCTTTGTGAAATACGGACCGCGGTGACCAGACACGAGGAACTGTGTGCACTATTTTGGGGCGACTGCCTAGCACAAGAATCGGCGCTACCGCGCGGGTAGCATGGCGAAGAGCACAGCCTTGTAGAATATCGCTCACTTTCCCGAAGAACAAAGTTGTGGCCAGCCCGCTGAAGCCGGAGCCCACGGGAAGAGGGGGCCTGCAAACGAGGGCTCTGCCGGCCGCTACTCAGGGCTGCGGCCCGCCCGCCCCAGCCTCTACTTCCGCGGGAGGCGGCAGCGATTGGTCAGGTCTGGCGGCAATATGGCGGCCAACGCGAGCACCAacccctcacagctcctgcCGCTCGGTGGGCAGTGCTGCCGGCGGGCTCTCGCGCGGGCTCGGGCGCTGGGGTGGCGGAGGGAGGAGGGCTGTGACCGTGGTGGGAGAGGCCGTAACAGGGGGTAAATCGCGATGCATgtgtgaaaagcaaaattagTCGTCTCCCTTCTTCCCCCCGCCCTCCCCCGTTGAGGAAATCCGTGGTCCGGGCGTAGCGTTGCTGTGAGGAGAGCCTGTCGGCCGGAGATGATGGGAGCTGGCGCGTTGCAGCGCGGCTAGGCCCCCACTGAAGGCACTTCTGGGTCGGTTGGTTTCTGGCAAATACActaatgcactttttttttgttgttttaaatctaCAGAGCTTGTGGACAAATGTATAGGTTCTCGCATTCATATCGTGATGAAGAGCGATAAAGAAATTGTTGGAACGCTTCTAGGATTTGATGACTTCGTCAGTATCCTTTGGTGGATGTTATCTGTGGCCATCAACTTCACGGGGAAACTCAGTTCATTTATTGTTAAGTATATTAATGTGTGTGGTATCAATCTTCTGTTTGTCTGTCTTTTAATTGACAGCTAAAATCATAGTTtagtataaaatgaaaataaattgctcaTCTCTGGTCTGCCCTCGTGAGGTGCCAGTTCTGGGTCCCCCAGcgcaggaaggatgcagagctgtttgttggagcagctgcagaggagggccactaagataatcagagggctggagcacttttCCTACaaaggcaggctgagggagctgggcttgtttagcttggagaagagaaggctccggagATGCCTTGTTGtagccttccagtgcttgagaagagcttataagcaggagggggagtGACTTTTTACGCAGTCTGTtagtgacaggataaggggggatgactttaaaataaagaggggagattcagattagatgttaggaggaattttttcactgagagggcggtgaggcactgacaggctgcccagagaagctgtggatgcttccattcctggaggcatacaaagtcaggctggatgggcccctgggcaggctgatctagtgggtggcagcctgcctgcagcagggggttggtCTTTCTTTGGAACTgaatgggctttaaggtcccttccaacctaagttcattctaagaaaagaaacttgggctttattttccttgaaactGAACTTTCAGATATGGTGTTAGAAGACGTTACAGAATTGTAAGTATTATTTCTACTTGTCGTTGAtatttaactttgttttcctgaggAAGAATGTGGTGTAAGGTCTGTGCAATCATAAGTACTTGTAAACTGAACAGTTTATATCCTGGACCTAAACTATTACAGGATGATCTGTTCGGGACAACCATGTCATAGAGTAGTTTTGcatgatttatttcagtgaatgCTCAGAACCAAGTTCCTAACTTTTAACCTTAATTTTTGTCATGCAGCATTGCTATTTGAAACCTATTTTGAGTATCAATGTTATTGAAGAAATTGCCAAGTTTTAGAGGGCAAATCTGTGGTTTTATGTGCTGAGCAGAAAAGTACAACAAATCTCTTTAGTTGCCTGGTGGCTTTTCCTACCTAGGTGGTCAGTGTATCAAGATGATGCTGCAGTGTTATTTCCGGTAAATGCCATCTTAATACGTGGATTTGCATCAGTGCTGTAATCAAAACTGTAATCATTGTTGATGATTATgtactcatatttttttttctaatattgcTTCAGTGAGATCACGCCTGAAGGCAGAAGAATCACAAAACTAGACCAGATTTTGCTAAATGGAAATAACATAACAATGGTAAGTCATAGCTGTGAGAAGTctgcttgtgtttcttttctttacctgTAAATCTGTGATTGAATTCAACTACTTGAGCTACTTAAGTAGTTTCCAAGGCATATGTATTTATGAATGATGCTGGCAAAGTGATCTTATTGCtatatttcatacattttgtagtttaaaatgcatgaaaagaGGAGCATGAGCATGACcatgattttattttggtaaatgcttttttagttttaataaGGTGTGGGAGGGAATCTTTGGAAGAGTCTGGCTGACACAGTGGCTTTTAAGTCGTGAGTGTCTGTCTAAGTCTCTGGAGTGGGATACATCTACATTTCATCCATTATCTTATGTATAAATGCGTTTGCAGCAGTTTGGATGCTTAAAAGCTTGTTAAGTCATTTGGCTATTATTAATCATTATCATGTGATGCCTagtgctctggaaaaaaataataaggtGGAGCTTTGTTGGACTATAACAAATCAGAAGCACTTTTTGTTCATTACTTGCTGATGTGTGTAGATCAGTACTAAAACAATAATATTGCAGTTATGCATCACTAAGTGAATTCTGCAGCTTCTTAGATACTTTACCACAAAAGCAGACCTGCAGTACTTCATTTGCTTACCTGCACAGATGGCTGCAAAATCTGGACTTCCTACGTAAGGGCGCTCATGATTTTGTggcaagaaaagaggaagactGACTTGagtctgttttctctgtgtgaaCGGGGAATAATCTCCATATTGCTATCTAACCCTTCTGAGTAAAAGCTATTTTGACATAatttcaaagccttttcttGCTTTAGTTATTGTTCTGCATCCTTAATGCATTGTGCATGTTCTGAACTTCTTGCATGGGTAAAATAATTATCATCCAGTTGATCTGGTGGCATATTGCCCTTGAAGGAGGAGCTAGTGATCCTTAAAGTACACATATTCAGCAAAACCCAACCGTGCTTCTGTGTTGAGGATCTTGTGCCTCTTTTGAGAGTATATCTTCCTATGTCAAGAAAACGATGCCATAAAATTACTGAATCTGGCTCAAAAACACTCCAGGTCCTTGCGTTTTGGAAGTGTGCTGCTcattattaagaaaatacaagtaaaatgattatttgacctttttttccctttacctTTGTTCAcctttcttctttaatatttccttttgtatttacTCTTCAGTtctttattcacagaaaaatactaTGCTGGCTTGTTTCCTACTGCATATAGAAAGGTTCAgtctttttatatatatacatacataggCTTTGCTTATCACTACAAGTTGGAAAGAGCAAAACAACTTCTCAACATAGCAGTGGTCTGGAGAAGAATCAGCAATGGGAGAAATGCTTCTTGAAAGGAGGCATATTCtttgtccttttaaaaagaaactgcagagtTTCAAGATGAAATCATCACCTTGAAATGAATAACAATGACAAAAAACACTATATGTTATTTAGGAACTCCTTTGTGCATAGTGTTAAGCATTCTTTGTATTTTGGAGTTACTCTTGGACATGTGCTCCTCTTTCAGTGACTAACTTCCTTGTTTGAGAAGATAATATTGAATCCGAAAACCACTTTTGTGGTCTACCATGAAGTCTCCATGtgctaaaacattttaaaggaagaactGTCATGTATGAATTTGAATAACTCAAATCCATGGTGCTAACGCAAAATTATCTTATTCTTTTCCAGCTGGTTCCCGGAGGAGAAGGACCTGAAGTATAAACTGATACAGATGTCATCTATGAAGACATGTTATGTATCATCTAAATAGAGCTTTGGGGGTctgggtgatttttttgtttgtttgtttatttacacACTTGCAGTTGACATTTGATAAAAGGcaaagatttccttttcagGAAAGGTGCATTGCTAACGCTGACTTTGTAAGTTGAAATCATGACTTTCTTGTAAAGATGTACTAATTTGCTCAGAAtaaaggcttttgttttgttaagtATTGTATTTTGTTATGTAAGTGCATGAGTTTGTAAGAACTGTTTTTCTATTCCATCAACCAGTTTAAAACCATGTTTCAGTTACTGtcagctttcagtttttctgtttattgcaTTCATTTATGGCCCAATCCTATATAAAAGACAAGCGTTGTTCTTAATTGGAATACAGGTGAAACTAAGCTGGATTCTTTGTTTAAACTCTGCTTCAGGCTGCATCACCAGAAACCATGTGGAAGAGTGCTGTAGGATTCTGGAAACGCTTGCCAAGTGAATGCATCCATTTGATGCTCAGCAGCCTTCGGTTCTGCTGTCTGAGTTTCAGCCCTCTTGGCCACCTTTTGCTTGGTAGATACGCTTTCTTACAGTAAAGATGCTTATGATATTTGACAAATAAGAGCAGAAAGGCCAGAAATTAGTCCATACTTAGCAGTAAAAGGCTGGTAAAACTTTTTAATTCATATCAGTGATGATTTCATCTTTACCACTAAGTGGTGCTGTGTATACTTTTAAGCTAGGAGCTGCCCATGCCAGCTTAGAGTTTGGAGTAGTTATTTTAGTCAAAAGAtgtctttaattttgttttcctgtgatttAAGGAGCTGACAGATACTGGGGGTAACTACTACTTCAGGAGAATTTCTGTGAAGTAAGACATTGGTGTATGTGTTGGTTGTTCAGGGGAGAAAACATAATTCTGAATTGTGTCCAATGCAGCTTATACTTCCATAATATACTACTCACCTGATTCCTGTGTTTAAATCTCTTTGGTGAAGAATTGCAGATGCCTGCTGTTGCTATAGAGACACATAGGGTAGAGTATGGACtcagaggcagaaggaaatgTCTTGCTTTCCCACTaccagaaatggaaagaagagttaaaaaaCGGAGTTCGAGTGCCGAATTCTGTGAGGGTAGCACTAGgtccttttgctttgctttatctGACAAAAGAGATGCCTTCTGTTAGTTGGGTCTCAGATTCTCGTACACTGAGAACTTCTTGCTTTAGCCTTTTCAGAGGTAAGAGGCTCTCCCTTCTCCAGGGAACATGCTGCATTAAGACCTAATTCTTCTGAATATGTCATCTGCAGTTGTCATCGTTTAATCGAAGCATTACATTACACTCTATACCATTGACTCCCTGAATggttcttcatttctttatccAGCCTTTTTTAGAAATATGtcaattaaaatacttttttttttttaaaacatattttatttgattagAACGTCTATCTGTTTGGATCTTTATTTTCTAGAGATGAGTTTTTTCATCGGGGCACTAAAGATTTCTAGCCAGTGTagtagtactttttttttttttcttttaaataagattCTATATGTATTTTAGTGTATGCATTCCAGtcagtattttgaaaacacCGTTGAAGAGTAGTTTTGTattgggaggaaaaaagcagatattGGCTCAAAAGCAACTTTTCAAGGGGAAAAGTAAACTTGTTTCTTTTGGGGGTTTTATTCAAGCAgcacagatattttattttactttaggattttgtttcttctagaataataaaaaaaattgtattgcTTTGCTTCCTTGTTCCATTGGTTGTTCACTCCCTTCAGAGGAAGTGCTAAGACTGTTGGCTCAGGAGGACATTTTCCTTCATGACTTTGTAGGCATCACTCTGAAGACAGTTTCTTTGCTTCTAAATGCTGTTAACGATTTATAAGATGGAAAGATTTGTAACTACGAGATGAAAattcaaaagtattttggaCTGGTCTGATTTGCTTTGTGTTCAATAGTCCCATAGTCCGTTGCTTTGAGAGTGCACGTAAGCTTTTTCCTGCTGATCTtatgaagtttcttttctttgtttctctgtttagtTTTTTGACATGCTGGAGGCTGCCAAGGGATGGGATGGTGTCACAAGCACTCAGGCACAGCATTTCCACTTTAATTCAAATAATTGGCATGTGTTTGTTAGGTTGCTGATGTctataaaaagcattttgctatGGTAATAGTCCCAGGTGACCAAGTGGATAGGTCTGTCGGCTTAATTAAGCCTCTCTTGCATTGCTGATTTCCCTACCCCATCCCCCATCAAGCTTATATGAAAAATCAAGTAACAGGGCCATCTTGAAATAGAAATGTTAGTGAGTTTTAAGGAAAGGTGAACTGTTCTTTAGTCTGCCTTCCAGTATGCCATAAGAGGTTTTTTGTCAAGCAATTGCTAAATTAAGCTTCATGCTATTGTTACTTACTACGGTCATTATAAAGGACGAATGAGCAAATACATCATGGCTATATTGCTATACAGAAATAGTGATTATGGCTAGTGATTATAGCCATATTATTACAGAAAAGGAACTTATATGTATAACTAATTATTCACATACTTAGCTAGTAATTAGAAttcatagagtggtttgggttggaaggtcTTAGAGAttgtctagttccaaccaccctgccatgggcagggacatgTTCCACTGGCCCATGGGCTGCTCAATGCCCTGTCTAGCTgggccttgaacacttccagggacagggtaTCCACAGCTCCCTTGGGCAGCATGCTGCAGTGCCTCGTGACCCCCAGGGCAAAAAATTTATTCCAAATATCCTATCTAAATCTACTTTAAACTGTCCTATCACTGTACTCTCTATGAAGAGTCCCCCTCTAGCTTTTCTTGGGCTGAACACTAAACAAGAGTTTTGATGTTACAAAGCAATGTTATGTGATGTCACCAGGCAATGGACTGTGACCTCACGGCCCTCCTCTGCATATACTGGGACACAGCAGAACCTCGTCCAGCCAAGCTTACTCTCTTCTCTGGCTGAGCATGTTTGTGAGGCTTGGA
This genomic interval carries:
- the LSM5 gene encoding U6 snRNA-associated Sm-like protein LSm5 isoform X2; protein product: MKSDKEIVGTLLGFDDFVNMVLEDVTEFEITPEGRRITKLDQILLNGNNITMLVPGGEGPEV
- the LSM5 gene encoding U6 snRNA-associated Sm-like protein LSm5 isoform X1 → MAANASTNPSQLLPLELVDKCIGSRIHIVMKSDKEIVGTLLGFDDFVNMVLEDVTEFEITPEGRRITKLDQILLNGNNITMLVPGGEGPEV